The following coding sequences are from one Salvia hispanica cultivar TCC Black 2014 chromosome 3, UniMelb_Shisp_WGS_1.0, whole genome shotgun sequence window:
- the LOC125210186 gene encoding uncharacterized protein LOC125210186: MDNGQRQTKHLNNNIKNNVVQFLLKHNHDGVLARGAVMEAAETFEVNRKTVYRLWKAAKEQMQRGEPASMEGKIKGYHHADILQLDEEKVRNLSTLERASLRKMAVKLNVSKSTVGQWVKEGKLRPHTNAIKPALTNMNKLARVRWSLSQLQPQITQGRVQYQSMHNVVHIDEKWFYMTKASDRTKTPDRLITKVMFMYAVSRPHFGMDGQATYDGKVRIFPFTEVLPAQRKSKNRPRGTMETKPIHSVTKVVMRDCLINKIIPAIKAKWPIWASKDIYI; encoded by the exons ATGGATAATGGGCAGAGGCAAACCAAACACTTGAACAACAACATCAAGAACAATGTGGTGCAGTTTCTACTCAAGCACAACCATGATGGAGTGCTTGCAAGAGGGGCTGTAATGGAGGCAGCAGAGACATTTGAGGTCAATAGGAAGACCGTGTACAGGCTATGGAAGGCAGCCAAGGAGCAGATGCAAAGGGGAGAACCCGCAAGCATGGAAGGAAAGATTAAAGGATACCATCATGCTGACATATTACAACTTGATGAAGAAAAGGTTAGAAACTTATCTACTCTTGAGAGAGCTTCATTGAGAAAAATGGCTGTCAAATTGAATGTTAGCAAGAGCACAGTAGGTCAGTGGGTGAAGGAAGGTAAATTAAGGCCACATACAAATGCAATCAAACCTGCCCTCACCAATATGAATAAGCTAGCAAGAGTTAGATGGAGTCTTAGTCAACTTCAGCCACAAATTACTCAAGGTAGAGTTCAATATCAGAGCATGCATAATGTAGTGCATATAGATGAAAAATGGTTCTATATGACCAAGGCATCAGACAG GACAAAGACTCCGGACAGATTAATCACCAAAGTTATGTTTATGTATGCTGTCAGTAGACCACATTTTGGTATGGATGGGCAAGCAACTTATGATGGTAAGGTGAGAATATTTCCCTTCACTGAAGTACTGCCAGCACAGAGGAAGTCAAAGAACAGGCCCAGAGGGACCATGGAAACCAAGCCAATACATTCAGTCACAAAGGTAGTGATGAGAGACTGCCTTATCAACAAG ATTATACCTGCAATTAAGGCCAAGTGGCCAATTTGGGCAAGCAAAGACATCTACATTTAG
- the LOC125211006 gene encoding histone-lysine N-methyltransferase, H3 lysine-9 specific SUVH6-like: MKSPGLSSKKKKKVHVSNDVNEGPDALVLGDDGDHDGDFATNSPVSRNLEECEISFPRFGPRSSGHGDDRYKVRETLRLFNATCRKLLQLEEEEVGNLVEGEEGRSKQLGRKLRRIDLIASQVLKTKGIYVNTTKRIGAVPGVEVGDEFQYRVELAVVGIHFPFQSGIDSMKVDELVLATSIVTSGAYQDDAENADVLRYCGQGGNVLGKSKQPEDQKLERGNLALKNCIDKKTPVRVVRGWKEMVRIDPLDSKPKMVTSYVYDGLYTVTDCCTEKGPHGKQVFMFELRRNPGQPDLAWKELKKSSKSKVRPGLCVTDISCGKERIPIWAVNTIDDGKPPPFNYISKMMYPDWYSPNPPKGCNCVGQCSVRKKCACAQRNDGAIPYNRNGALVETKTLVYECGPHCKCPPSCYNRATQRGIKFQLEIFKTQARGWGVRALSSIPSGSFICEYVGELLDDVEAEEKIGNDEYLFDIGQNLIDSPANSDDEEMTAELKGGGCTIDALTYGNVGRFINHSCAPNLWAQNVIYDNDDKRMPHVMLFAMENIPPLQELTYSYNYSFGQIRDSDGNVKVKSCYCGAAGCSGRLY; this comes from the coding sequence ATGAAATCTCCAGGTTTGTCTtctaagaagaaaaagaaagttcATGTGTCCAATGATGTAAATGAGGGACCTGATGCTTTGGTGCTTGGAGATGATGGAGATCATGATGGAGATTTTGCTACAAATTCTCCTGTCAGCCGCAACCTAGAAGAATGTGAAATAAGCTTCCCTCGATTTGGTCCCAGGAGTTCTGGTCATGGTGATGACCGCTACAAAGTGAGAGAAACTCTTCGGTTGTTCAATGCTACCTGTAGAAAGCTCTTGCAACTagaggaagaagaagtggGAAACCTGGTTGAAGGAGAGGAAGGAAGATCAAAGCAGTTGGGCAGAAAACTCAGAAGGATTGATCTAATAGCTTCACAGGTGCTCAAGACGAAGGGAATATATGTAAATACAACTAAAAGAATTGGAGCAGTTCCAGGAGTTGAAGTGGGCGACGAATTTCAATACAGAGTGGAGCTTGCTGTTGTTGGCATTCACTTCCCATTCCAGTCTGGCATAGATAGTATGAAGGTAGATGAACTTGTACTTGCTACCAGTATTGTTACGTCTGGGGCATACCAAGACGATGCCGAGAATGCTGATGTTTTAAGATATTGTGGGCAAGGAGGAAATGTCCTCGGGAAGTCTAAACAACCTGAAGATCAAAAGCTTGAAAGGGGGAATTTGGCTCTAAAGAATTGTATAGATAAAAAGACACCAGTGCGTGTTGTTCGTGGATGGAAGGAGATGGTGCGTATTGACCCTCTGGATTCCAAGCCTAAAATGGTCACTAGTTATGTTTATGATGGCCTATATACTGTGACTGATTGCTGTACAGAAAAAGGGCCACATGGTAAGCAAgtttttatgtttgagttgAGGAGGAACCCAGGCCAGCCTGATCTTGCTTGgaaagaattgaagaagtcaagTAAGTCCAAAGTCCGCCCAGGATTGTGTGTCACTGATATTTCTTGTGGAAAAGAACGCATTCCTATTTGGGCGGTGAACACTATAGACGATGGAAAACCACCTCCATTCAACTACATTTCAAAGATGATGTACCCTGATTGGTACAgtccaaaccccccaaaaggtTGCAATTGTGTCGGGCAATGTTCTGTCAGAAAAAAATGTGCATGTGCACAGAGAAATGATGGAGCAATCCCATACAACCGCAATGGAGCTTTAGTTGAAACTAAGACTCTTGTGTACGAGTGTGGTCCCCATTGCAAATGCCCCCCTTCCTGCTACAATAGGGCCACACAACGTGGCATCAAGTTTCAGCTTGAGATCTTCAAGACACAGGCTAGAGGCTGGGGTGTGAGGGCCCTGTCTTCTATACCTTCAGGAAGCTTCATATGCGAGTACGTAGGAGAACTTCTTGATGATGTAGAAGCTGAGGAGAAAATTGGCAATGATGAGTATCTCTTCGACATTGGCCAGAATCTAATCGATTCCCCTGCCAATTCTGATGACGAAGAAATGACTGCTGAGCTTAAAGGAGGGGGTTGCACGATTGATGCGTTGACGTATGGGAATGTTGGGAGGTTCATTAATCACAGCTGTGCGCCCAACCTTTGGGCGCAAAATGTGATTTATGACAACGATGACAAGAGAATGCCCCACGTGATGCTTTTCGCAATGGAGAACATTCCTCCTCTCCAGGAGCTCACCTATTCTTACAACTACTCCTTTGGTCAGATCCGCGACTCTGATGGAAACGTTAAGGTTAAGAGTTGTTACTGCGGCGCTGCAGGATGCAGCGGCAGGTTGTACTGA
- the LOC125210187 gene encoding uncharacterized protein LOC125210187 yields MGYYLADGIYPRWPIFLKTISCPIGERRVLFATKHESARKDVKRAFGVLQSRWAIVKGPARFWYKEVIADVMYACIIMHNMIVEQERGHVTNLVDDEAGSSSNTTTSPVTRGLLIGFGAVLQRQASMCNQRDHTQLMTDMIEEVWNRNRRR; encoded by the coding sequence atggggtactacttgGCTGATGGCATATACCCAAGGTGGCCTATTTTTTTGAAGACGATTAGCTGCCCAATTGGTGAGAGGAGAGTCTTGTTTGCGACAAAGCACGAGTCCGCGCGGAAGGATGTGAAGCGGgcttttggggtgctccaatcgcggtgGGCAATTGTGAAAGGTCCGGCGCGTTTCTGGTACAAGGAAGTCATCGCCGacgtcatgtatgcgtgcatcatcatgcataacatgatagtcgaacaagAACGTGGACATGTCACCAATTTagtggatgatgaagccgGATCTAGCTCCAATACGACGACCTCGCCTGTCACTCGAGGATTACTGATTGGCTTCGGTGCGGTTCTACAGCGACAGGCCTCAATGTGCAACCAACGAGACCATACTCAGCTCATGaccgacatgattgaagaagtttggaaccGCAACCGCCGCCGTTGA
- the LOC125210188 gene encoding uncharacterized protein LOC125210188, whose protein sequence is MNPDDYDLSTSDGCRRALTRALFDAVNEAKAECLAQMQREEAEARVPRPIRRRTYVPREHDVAHERLFADYFAENPRWGPSVFHRRFRMSRDLFLHIVHTLEGRDEYFQYREDGIGRPGLTPLQKCTVAIRQFAYGTTSGYVRRVPSRRGYNWPRMSEEIL, encoded by the coding sequence atgaatcccgacgACTACGATTTGAGTACATCGGATGGCTGCAGACGGGCCTTGACTCGAGCCTTGTTTGATGCCGTTAATGAAGCCAAGGCGGAATGCTTGGCACAAATGCAGCGGGAGGAGGCGGAGGCGCGGGTCCCTCGCCCGATACGACGTCGGACGTATGTCCCCCGCGAGCACGATGTAGCGCACGAACGTCTGTTCGCAGACTATTTTGCCGAGAATCCAAGGTGGGGCCCGAGTGTTTTTCACCGACGTTTTAGAATGAGCCGAGATCTTTTTCTCCACATTGTGCACACGTTGGAGGGACGTGATGAGTACTTCCAGTATCGGGAAGACGGGATCGGCAGACCCGGACTTACGCCATTGCagaagtgcacggttgcgaTCCGCCAGTTTGCCTACGGCACAACAAgcggatatgttcgacgagtaccttcacGTCGGGGATACAACTGGCCGCGAATGTCTGAAGAAATTTTGTAA
- the LOC125214832 gene encoding general transcription and DNA repair factor IIH helicase subunit XPB1-like produces MRNGDKNQPSKRIKFSKDEHRASTAQDYSSHFGEDLEDDPRDGDGKKRDFSKLELKPDHMNRPLWACADGRIFLETFSTLYKQAYDFLIAIAEPVCRPESMHEYNLTPHSLYAAVSVGLETETIISVLNKLSKTKLPKEMIDFIHNSTANYGKVKLVLKKNKYFVESPFPDVLKTLLKDDVIGRARISSEGSRGADGFTLGKSAVEIDGIGTHEELLNEAELAAAAEEKETHAFEIDPTQVENVKQRCLPNALNYPMLEEYDFRNDPVNPDLEVELKPHAQPRPYQEKSLSKMFGNGRARSGIIVLPCGAGKSLVGVSAACRIRKSCLCLATNAVSVDQWAFQFKLWSTIKEDQICRFTSDSKERFRGNAGVVVTTYNMIAFGGKRSEEAEKIIEDIRNREWGLLLMDEVHVVPAQMFRKVIALTKSHCKLGLTATLVREDERITDLNFLIGPKLYEANWLDLVKGGFIANVQCAEVWCPMTKEFFAEYLKKENSKKKQALYVMNPNKFRACEFLIRFHEQQRGDKIIVFADNLFALTEYAMKLRKPMIYGATSHPERTKILEAFKTSRDVNTIFLSKVGDNSIDIPEANVIIQISSHAGSRRQEAQRLGRILRAKGKPQDRVAGGKEEYNAFFYSLVSTDTQEMYYSTKRQQFLIDQGYSFKVITSLPPADTGPELSYHHLDDQLALLGKVLSAGDNEVGLEQLEEDADDIALQKARRSAGSMSAMSGANGRVYMEYSTGKKLQGQVKSKPKDPAKRHHLFKKRFG; encoded by the exons ATGAGAAACG GCGACAAAAATCAGCCCAGCAAAAGGATCAAGTTCTCAAAG GATGAACATAGGGCTTCGACAGCACAAGACTATAGTTCTCACTTCGGAGAAGATTTGGAGGATGATCCTCGTGATG GTGATGGGAAAAAGAGGGATTTCTCGAAATTGGAACTCAAACCCGATCACATGAATCGGCCCTTATGGGCTTGTGCCGATGGTCGGATTTTCCTTGAAACTTTTTCCACGTTATACAAACAGGCGTATGATTTCCTCATTGCTATTGCTGAACCTGTTTGCAG GCCAGAGTCGATGCACGAGTACAACTTGACTCCTCATTCTTTATATGCAGCAGTGTCAGTGGGACTTGAGACAGAAACCATCATATCTGTCTTGAATAAACTATCAAAAACCAAGCTTCCTaaagaaatgattgatttcATTCATAATTCTACGGCTAATTACGGCAAAGTGAAGTTGGTCCTGAAGAAGAACAAATACTTCGTGGAATCCCCATTTCCAGAT GTGTTAAAGACGTTGCTTAAAGACGATGTTATAGGACGAGCTAGAATTTCCTCAGAG GGATCACGTGGAGCTGATGGGTTTACACTTGGAAAATCTGCTGTTGAAATAGATGGTATTGGTACTCATGAAGAGTTGCTTAATGAAGCTGAGTTGGCAGCCGCAgctgaagaaaaagaaactcatgcattTGAAATTGACCCTACTCAG gTTGAAAATGTGAAGCAACGATGTTTACCTAATGCTTTAAATTACCCAATGTTGGAGGAGTACGACTTCAGAAATGATCCG GTCAATCCTGATCTTGAGGTAGAGTTGAAGCCCCATGCGCAACCACGTCCTTATCAAGAAAAGAGTCTCAGCAAGATGTTTGGAAATG GCAGGGCCCGTTCTGGTATTATTGTGCTACCTTGTGGTGCGGGGAAATCTTTAGTTGGTGTATCTGCAGCTTGcagaataagaaaaagttgtCTTTGTTTGGCTACCAATGCGGTGTCTGTGGATCAATGGGCTTTCCAGTTCAAATTGTGGTCAACCATCAAAGAAGATCAAATATGTCGTTTTACATCTGACAGCAAAGAAAGATTCCGTGGCAATGCTGGGGTGGTGGTGACAACATATAATATGATTGCATTTGGTGGAAAACGTTCTGAAGAAGCAGAAAAGATAATTGAAGACATAAGGAATCGAGAATGGGGACTTCTTCTCATGGATGAG GTGCACGTGGTTCCTGCTCAAATGTTCAGGAAGGTCATCGCTCTAACTAAATCTCACTGCAAACTCGGGCTCACTG CCACTCTTGTGAGAGAGGATGAAAGGATTACAGATTTGAACTTCCTAATTGGTCCAAAGTTGTATGAGGCAAATTGGTTGGATCTTGTCAAAGGAGGATTTATCGCAAATGTTCAATGTGCAGAAGTTTGGTGTCCAATGACAAAGGAATTCTTCGCCGAGTActtgaagaaagaaaattcaaagaaaaaacag GCTCTTTATGTGATGAACCCCAATAAGTTCCGGGCTTGTGAGTTCCTTATCCGATTCCATGAACAGCAGCGTGGTGATAAGATTATAGTTTTTGCAGATAATCTTTTTGCTCTGACAGAATATGCAATGAAGCTTCGAAAACCTATGATTTATGGTGCCACCAG CCATCCTGAAAGAACAAAAATTCTTGAAGCATTTAAAACCAGTCGAGATGTGAATACCATTTTTCTCTCAAAG GTCGGTGATAATTCTATAGATATTCCCGAGGCTAATGTGATAATTCAGATTTCATCACATGCTGGTTCAAGGCGTCAAGAGGCTCAACGACTTGGGCGTATTCTCAGGGCCAAG GGGAAGCCTCAAGACAGGGTTGCTGGAGGCAAGGAAGAGTACAATGCATTTTTCTACTCTCTTGTATCTACGGACACTCAG GAGATGTATTATTCAACAAAAAGGCAGCAGTTTTTGATTGATCAAGGTTATAGTTTTAAG GTGATCACAAGCTTGCCACCAGCTGATACAGGCCCCGAGTTGAGCTACCACCACCTTGATGATCAGCTTGCACTTCTTGGAAAG GTACTAAGTGCAGGAGACAATGAAGTTGGGCTGGAGCAACTAGAAGAAGATGCAGATGATATTGCACTTCAGAAAGCCCGTCGCTCAGCTGGATCCATGAGCGCAATGTCTGGAGCCAACGGAAGGGTATACATGGAGTATAG TACTGGTAAAAAACTACAAGGCCAGGTGAAGAGTAAACCTAAGGATCCGGCTAAGAGGCATCACTTGTTCAAGAAACGGTTTGGCTGA
- the LOC125216566 gene encoding pentatricopeptide repeat-containing protein At2g20540 isoform X2, with product MAAKLGVSRIRRLEDTFIPILRKCNKTKLLKRIHAQMEKFSLLQSNFLLTRMLEICDQTGEIEYANLLFKRVADPNIFIYNTMIRAYTRNQMSIGGMPDACLAKQIHGHVCKFGLIDDSMVKNSLLYMYVKCDAMAEAHKVFDEMSERDVVSWNSLVSGHMRLGQVRKARAMFDAMQCKNIVSWTVMISGYTKNGCFAEALDVFREMQMTGVLPDWVSLVAVLPACAQLGALELGRWIHFYAERRGFLANTRVCNALIEMYTKCGGVGHALQLFGAMEEPDVVSWSTMIGGLANHGRAREAIELFEEMQKAEVKPNEITFIGLLSACSHAGLLEDGLRYFHSMESGYGMKPGVEHYGCVVDMLGRTGHVDQALELIRGMMMRPGSAIWGSLLSSCRGNRDHLETAVVAAEQLLELEPGDTGNLVLLANIYADLGKWGEVSRLRKVMRGEGMRGRKPGCSLIEVDSVVEEFVAGDDTKACSGEVFRMLGVVAVHQREEMLDDVIVLDH from the exons ATGGCGGCAAAATTGGGGGTTTCGAGAATTAGAAGATTGGAAGATACATTCATCCCCATATTAAGAAAATGCAACAAGACAAAGTTGTTGAAGAGAATCCATGCCCAAATGGAGAAGTTCTCATTGCTGCAAAGCAATTTCTTGCTCACAAGAATGCTGGAGATCTGCGATCAAACTGGTGAGATTGAGTATGCAAATTTGCTCTTCAAAAGAGTTGCAGACCCAAATATCTTCATATACAACACAATGATCAGAGCCTATACCCGCAACCAAAT GTCAATTGGTGGGATGCCGGATGCTTGTTTGGCGAAGCAGATTCATGGGCATGTCTGCAAATTTGGGCTGATTGATGACAGTATGGTTAAAAATTCTCTCTTGTATATGTATGTCAAGTGTGATGCAATGGCGGAGGCACACAAGGTGTTCGACGAAATGTCTGAGAGAGATGTTGTATCGTGGAACAGCCTCGTCTCCGGCCACATGAGGCTGGGCCAAGTTAGGAAGGCTCGAGCCATGTTTGATGCGATGCAGTGCAAGAACATTGTCTCTTGGACTGTGATGATATCAGGGTACACGAAAAACGGTTGTTTTGCGGAGGCGTTGGATGTGTTTAGGGAAATGCAGATGACCGGGGTGCTGCCGGATTGGGTCAGCTTGGTAGCTGTGTTGCCCGCCTGTGCACAGCTGGGAGCTTTAGAGCTCGGGCGATGGATCCATTTCTACGCGGAGAGGAGGGGTTTCTTAGCTAATACTCGCGTGTGCAATGCATTGATAGAGATGTACACAAAATGTGGAGGAGTGGGGCACGCGTTGCAGCTGTTTGGGGCGATGGAGGAACCAGATGTCGTGTCGTGGAGCACGATGATTGGTGGTTTGGCGAATCACGGGAGGGCTCGCGAAGCTATTGAGTTGTTTGAGGAGATGCAGAAGGCAGAAGTGAAGCCTAATGAGATCACATTCATAGGCTTGTTATCTGCTTGCAGCCACGCAGGTTTGTTGGAGGATGGGCTGAGGTATTTCCATTCAATGGAGAGTGGTTACGGCATGAAGCCTGGGGTGGAGCACTACGGGTGCGTGGTGGATATGTTGGGACGGACAGGACACGTCGATCAGGCCTTGGAGCTCATCAGGGGGATGATGATGAGGCCGGGATCAGCGATATGGGGCTCGCTGCTGAGTTCGTGCAGGGGCAACCGCGATCATCTTGAGACGGCTGTGGTGGCAGCGGAGCAACTCTTGGAGCTGGAGCCAGGGGACACGGGGAACCTGGTGCTGCTTGCTAATATATACGCGGATCTTGGGAAGTGGGGGGAGGTTTCGAGGTTGAGGAAGGTGATGAGAGGGGAGGGGATGAGGGGGAGGAAGCCAGGGTGCAGCCTCATTGAGGTCGACAGCGTGGTGGAGGAGTTCGTGGCCGGGGATGACACGAAGGCATGCTCGGGGGAGGTGTTTCGGATGCTGGGTGTGGTTGCTGTGCATCAGAGGGAAGAGATGTTGGATGATGTGATTGTGTTAGATCATTAG
- the LOC125216566 gene encoding pentatricopeptide repeat-containing protein At2g20540 isoform X1, giving the protein MAAKLGVSRIRRLEDTFIPILRKCNKTKLLKRIHAQMEKFSLLQSNFLLTRMLEICDQTGEIEYANLLFKRVADPNIFIYNTMIRAYTRNQMYLSTITLYKSMLSCFEILPDRFTYPFVIRSIGGMPDACLAKQIHGHVCKFGLIDDSMVKNSLLYMYVKCDAMAEAHKVFDEMSERDVVSWNSLVSGHMRLGQVRKARAMFDAMQCKNIVSWTVMISGYTKNGCFAEALDVFREMQMTGVLPDWVSLVAVLPACAQLGALELGRWIHFYAERRGFLANTRVCNALIEMYTKCGGVGHALQLFGAMEEPDVVSWSTMIGGLANHGRAREAIELFEEMQKAEVKPNEITFIGLLSACSHAGLLEDGLRYFHSMESGYGMKPGVEHYGCVVDMLGRTGHVDQALELIRGMMMRPGSAIWGSLLSSCRGNRDHLETAVVAAEQLLELEPGDTGNLVLLANIYADLGKWGEVSRLRKVMRGEGMRGRKPGCSLIEVDSVVEEFVAGDDTKACSGEVFRMLGVVAVHQREEMLDDVIVLDH; this is encoded by the coding sequence ATGGCGGCAAAATTGGGGGTTTCGAGAATTAGAAGATTGGAAGATACATTCATCCCCATATTAAGAAAATGCAACAAGACAAAGTTGTTGAAGAGAATCCATGCCCAAATGGAGAAGTTCTCATTGCTGCAAAGCAATTTCTTGCTCACAAGAATGCTGGAGATCTGCGATCAAACTGGTGAGATTGAGTATGCAAATTTGCTCTTCAAAAGAGTTGCAGACCCAAATATCTTCATATACAACACAATGATCAGAGCCTATACCCGCAACCAAATGTATCTATCAACCATCACCTTGTACAAGTCGATGTTGAGCTGCTTTGAAATTCTTCCTGATAGATTCACGTACCCATTTGTAATTAGGTCAATTGGTGGGATGCCGGATGCTTGTTTGGCGAAGCAGATTCATGGGCATGTCTGCAAATTTGGGCTGATTGATGACAGTATGGTTAAAAATTCTCTCTTGTATATGTATGTCAAGTGTGATGCAATGGCGGAGGCACACAAGGTGTTCGACGAAATGTCTGAGAGAGATGTTGTATCGTGGAACAGCCTCGTCTCCGGCCACATGAGGCTGGGCCAAGTTAGGAAGGCTCGAGCCATGTTTGATGCGATGCAGTGCAAGAACATTGTCTCTTGGACTGTGATGATATCAGGGTACACGAAAAACGGTTGTTTTGCGGAGGCGTTGGATGTGTTTAGGGAAATGCAGATGACCGGGGTGCTGCCGGATTGGGTCAGCTTGGTAGCTGTGTTGCCCGCCTGTGCACAGCTGGGAGCTTTAGAGCTCGGGCGATGGATCCATTTCTACGCGGAGAGGAGGGGTTTCTTAGCTAATACTCGCGTGTGCAATGCATTGATAGAGATGTACACAAAATGTGGAGGAGTGGGGCACGCGTTGCAGCTGTTTGGGGCGATGGAGGAACCAGATGTCGTGTCGTGGAGCACGATGATTGGTGGTTTGGCGAATCACGGGAGGGCTCGCGAAGCTATTGAGTTGTTTGAGGAGATGCAGAAGGCAGAAGTGAAGCCTAATGAGATCACATTCATAGGCTTGTTATCTGCTTGCAGCCACGCAGGTTTGTTGGAGGATGGGCTGAGGTATTTCCATTCAATGGAGAGTGGTTACGGCATGAAGCCTGGGGTGGAGCACTACGGGTGCGTGGTGGATATGTTGGGACGGACAGGACACGTCGATCAGGCCTTGGAGCTCATCAGGGGGATGATGATGAGGCCGGGATCAGCGATATGGGGCTCGCTGCTGAGTTCGTGCAGGGGCAACCGCGATCATCTTGAGACGGCTGTGGTGGCAGCGGAGCAACTCTTGGAGCTGGAGCCAGGGGACACGGGGAACCTGGTGCTGCTTGCTAATATATACGCGGATCTTGGGAAGTGGGGGGAGGTTTCGAGGTTGAGGAAGGTGATGAGAGGGGAGGGGATGAGGGGGAGGAAGCCAGGGTGCAGCCTCATTGAGGTCGACAGCGTGGTGGAGGAGTTCGTGGCCGGGGATGACACGAAGGCATGCTCGGGGGAGGTGTTTCGGATGCTGGGTGTGGTTGCTGTGCATCAGAGGGAAGAGATGTTGGATGATGTGATTGTGTTAGATCATTAG
- the LOC125211821 gene encoding 54S ribosomal protein L24, mitochondrial-like gives MAFRAREMMKKLVKKIGGEQNLAPGVKDELKKWVPDRKIVMARANRGLFAGRHIQFGNRVSEDGGNKTKRCWKPNMQEKRLFSYILDRQIRVKVTTHALRCIDKAGGIDEYLLKTPHHKMDTEMGLFWKVKIEKMYQDLGGKQVVFFAPEDEASFEEKFNELRLEQKAGRRDARRKMYGSASKQEPTKDGIDAGEVSEPATSKNEDGSSHTNFHEPLVANA, from the exons ATGGCGTTTAGGGCCAGAGAGATGATGAAGAAACTTGTGAAGAAAATCGGAGGCGAACAGAATCTAGCTCCGGGAGTGAAagatgagttgaaaaaatggGTGCCGGATCGCAAAATCGTCATGGCCCGTGCCAACCGCGGCCTCTTCGCCGGCCGCCATATCCAATTCGGCAATCGCGTCAGTGAAGACGGAGGCAACAA GACGAAGAGGTGTTGGAAGCCCAATATGCAGGAGAAGCGGCTCTTCAGTTACATTCTTGATCGTCAAATCCGTGTCAAGGTGACTACTCATGCGCTGCGCTGCATAGACAAGGCAGGCGGAATCGATGAGTACTTGCTCAAGACTCCACACCACAAGATGGACACAGAAATGGGTCTTTTCTGGAAGGTTAAGATTGAGAAGATGTATCAAGACCTTGGAGGGAAGCAGGTCGTCTTCTTTGCACCTGAAGATGAGGCCAGCTTCGAAGAAAAATTCAATGAACTGAGATTAGAACAGAAGGCTGGACGTAGGGACGCCAGGAGAAAGATGTATGGTTCTGCATCCAAGCAAGAGCCAACCAAGGATGGAATAGATGCGGGGGAAGTCAGTGAACCTGCGACGTCAAAAAATGAAGATGGGAGCTCTCATACCAACTTCCATGAGCCACTGGTCGCGAATGCTTAG